CTTGATGGATTCAAGCACAAGATTTTGACCCAAaatcaaacaattaattcatccaaACATCACAACTTTACCCAATTGAAAATCAATGTAACAACATGCTTAAAACTCTTCAACCAACCATGAGATGGTTGTTCatacaaactcattcaacaacatacatgtgaaacaagaaaagattcaaactttaacatacatatgaacaaactacaaaatataaacacacaaatttgacataatgtcgagtaacccatcaccgttacctttttgcacttcaatcttctaaagactcgtcaatgatgtagctatcctcctccgggttgtccaagttctcccctaaacacaaaaataaaggtattaagtcaagaatccatatccttgtaagatgagaatttcgaaatagaggaaaagatggcaactttcttacttagaaagaagggaaaagagaaaaggaagagaatggcgcgaaaaggaacgagattggtgaagaattgagtgagatatggtgattttagggttagtaaaggaaggttcaacaatggtggggtggttgttgggaaatttcagaaattacaagtgagggagatgaagttgtgagggtttaggtgaggttttgtgtagagaaaagaggggaaaaaggcccatgagtcaagttaagcccaataattcaaaatgagtcggtatccactagaattttcgtcccaagtctactataactcgagtcggagaataatattattaaaatctacactattattaccgttacacggctacggctatattttatgaaaataagctttaaataataattatttaataaaaattacttaaaagtttattcaAAAATATTAGGAaagcgcgggtgttacaatcatcccaccttttaaaaagtttcgccctcgaaacttgaaacgaaaaggtattaccttaagaaaacaaactagggtacttgacacgcacGGAAGCCtcccggctcccaagtctcttcttctacatcaccacacttccacaaaaccttcaccaagggcaccactttgctccttagcttcttctccttcttatccaagatacgaatcggtctctcctcgaaagaaagactaggctcaagctcgggaatctcattttgcaacacatgactagggtcgctaatgtacttcctaagttgagaaacatgaaagacatcatgcactttacccaaactcgggggcaaatccaatctataagccacggcaccaatcctttttatcacttcatacggtccaatgtacttcgggctcaacttccctttaactccaaatctctttactcctttcatctaggacactttcaagaacaccttatctccaacttcaaactccaagggtcgacggcgaacatcggatAAGATTTctcgatcttgggcggctttcattctttcacggatgagcttcacttgatcaatcgtctcggctaacttgtcgggtcctagatcacgaacatcacttgcttggtcccaacaaattggactacggcatttccttccataaagggcttcataaggggccatcttgatagaagcatgataactattgttgtaagaaaattccaccaaaggtaagctcttctcccaactagaatgaaaatcgagggcacaagcacgcaacaagtcttctagagtttgaattgtcctctcggattgtccatcggtagcggcatgaaaagcggtactcatcaacaacttactacccatagcatcttgcaaagctttccaaaatcttgaacaaaaccttgggtcacgatccgaaacgatctccttaggaacaccatggtaacgaacgatctcttcaACATAAGCACTAAAGAAGACtggtctaaactccaagtctctttgataggaatgaacctagcacacttggtcaacctatccacaacaacccatacggcatcctttccaccaacggtcttaggcaaagccatcacaaaatccatggaaatggactcccacttccataaaggaacatccaatggttgtagcaaaccaccgggtctcttatgctcgatctttacttgttgacaagtaagacatcttccaacatatgacacgatgtcattcttcatgttaggccaccaaaactgaagcttcaaatccttatacatcttatctcctccggggtgaatcgaataaggggataggtgagcttcatcaagaactctcttcctcaaatcaacggcatcgggcacaaacatgcgtcctcggtaacggaggtaacctctagcatcaatctcacaatcctttgctttcccttcaaggagcttggcttgaaaacttttaaaagtagcatcgtccacaaggctatcaaggatctctcggtgaagaacgggctcggcaaccatagcaccaagataatcaaaaccactctccacaagttgcaaacttagcttacgaaactcggcacaaaggtcgtcggggagcacacgaatgacactcaaggaatgagtagacttcctactaagggcatcggcaaccacatttgccttaccttcatgatacaacaactccatgtcgtaatcattcaccaattccaaccatcgtcgttgtctcatattcaaatccttttgggtgaagatgtacctcaaactcttatggtcggagtagatacggcaatggactccaatgaggtagtgtctccacatcttcaaagcatgaacaatggcggctaactccaaatcatgagtgggataattcacctcatgaactctcaattgtcgcgaagcataagcaacaactcttctattttgcataagaacacaacccaaacccatcttagaagcatcacaaaacacatcaaaatcaactccatcctcgggcaaggtcaacacgggagcggtagtcaacctcttcttcaactcttggaatgcactttcacaagcttcggtccacataaacttggtctctttcttcaaaagttgagtcatcggtctagcaagcttggaaaaatctttcacaaagcgacggtagtaacccgccaaacccaagaaactacggatctcaccaacatcggttggactcttccactcaatcacggcttcaatcttcgaagggtctaccatgacaccatccttagatatcacatggcctagaaaagacaccttagacaaccaaaattcacatttggagaatttggcaaaccacttttgacgacggaggattcccaaaatgatacggaggtgatcggcatgctcttcttcggacttggaaaagatgaggatatcgtcgatgaagaccacaacacacttgtctaagaactcaccGAAAGTCctggttcatttggtccatgaagatagaaggggcattggttaaaccaaagggcatcaccttaaactcgaaatgtccatatctcgtgctaaaggcggtcttagggatatcggactcacgaacggggatttggtgataaccggatctcaaatcaatcttggagaaagtagaagcacctttgagttgatcaaacaaatcttcaattcttggtagaggatacttgttcttgatggtaacacggttaagctcacggtagtcaatgcaaagtctcatggatccatctttcttcttcacaaagagaacgggagcaccccaaggcgaggcactaggtctaatgaatcctttctcaatcatctcatcaagttgcttcctcaactccttcaactcggttggcgccatacggtgcggggctttagcaatcggtccTGTTAagtacaaggtcgatagaaaattctacatcacgctcgggagggaTTCCTGGCAATTCTTCTGAAAGACGTCGGCaaactcacaaaccacgggcacttcttcgatcttcGGTAAGGGAGGGGAGGTCgaagtcaccacacaaagaaagatttggtaacctttcctcctcatactcatcaacttcaaagcggaaatcaatttcacaccttcttgggaacgaaCTCCTTTATAGGATACGCGagtgcctagcggactcttgaggcggatcttttggtctctacactcgaatcttgcatcatactttgacaaccaatccatacccaaaattacatcgaattcctcaaggggaaaacgaagtaggttagcggggaataaggttcccgaaatagagataggaatgtcggagaatgtgagggaacaagagaacgtttctccggaaggtaaggatatagaagtttcctcactaggaataggCTCAATGGCTAGTTTTTCCGAgaacttggaagatataaaagataaagatgcgccggtatcaaataaaatgaggcaaggttgatcaaaaattgagaacatacccgtaatgatatcgggatgagcggcggtttcggctcgactcatgacaaagatagttcctcttggcttagcatttggagtaggagcattcttcttctcggggcaatcggcaacacgatgtccgggcttcttacaatgaaagcaagtcaagggcttgccatagcatccaactccggggtgtagagcttgtctacaatggtagcacttacggtccttctcaagttcattagttggtgagggaacttgtcctctaggttcttgaactcttggtccttgtcttccatggtcttgcatccttggcacaaaccttctcttgttggcatagtttggagtagaaggcacaaatggtctcttgccatgaaagttagaacgataagaatgagaagaggagtggattttggaatcttcttcaatggccttcaaagagctttcggcccaaatggcatcgtcataaacttccacaaaggtagttgagcttcttctcaccatgctttccaccttaggattcaacttgttcttgtagaagtagacacgatcctcttcatctttcacgaacttggaggcataatgagcaagttcattaaacttgtcggtataggcttgaattgatagcttcccttgcttgaagtccatgaattccttcaatctttgttgcttgagctccttagggtagaagcgggtctccacaagtgacttgaagcggctccaatcaaagttggggtcttgagtagcggtaggaccggtcaaagtccaccacctatcggcttccttcacaagaaagtgagaggctaatctcaccttgtcctcctctcgggcatcaaagagagagaagttcttctccatatcacgaaaccactccgagagagcaacgggatccacttcaccaccataggtcttagccttgttccttgctagttgacttgcaatccaagcataacttccttgacggttagcttcgggtgcaaggggagcgggttgagcattttgttgattagcaagtacttgagtgagggcttgcatgatagcattttccactTGGGTTGGTCGTGCCATCTTtcacaagagcaaacaagttagaacctaacacaaaacatacacaaaaaggctaccaacttaggtccttaattctacccatctctcattcattattcaaggtcaagtgagaattttaagttggggtacacgtgtgtgcgtcgggagcgatatggctctgataccaactgtgacacccctcgatgaggcaactaaatataactagtaaatcgtggcggaaacacgagatttttaaaacttttaagacttctaatgaagtccaacgcgaggtatcaccaacacgataaataagtttagatagttagctttaagtttacaatacaagtctatttattggggaaaagatatcccacgaattaacatagattcgaaaagtaggtgagtctattatgtgataactaaataaggtccaaggtaagaactcgctagctcacacggtcttgcccacttaagcttcatcaccaacccgtcattcataataaatatgaaagccacgatcggtggggagtaactcggggttctcccaccacaatatgtcaaaatacaagtaattaggaatgtaattaaacaaacaagtataagaataaatacttacggtaacaagggaatcatgattagtatacaaaatgcaataagagtagttatgcataaatgagagaagaataattaggtccaacggtcaaatattgactcaactcaaatgtaagacaaattacaaagtatagactcaaacaagacaaccctctagactccaacctcttggtaggacgacgatcataatacggtcctagtctaaacctggccagactctcgggatggacgacactcgattcgacaaacgataccaaatcgtatccaagactcgaaatatggtacacctaaccgtgcccgaaagtcgagtaacctcaagcggaaccttgtcacctaaccgtgacccccgatccgaaaaaggcggaaggaaaaatagcccaactcggaaacaatggcacctaaccgtgacctaATGTCCGAGGGCAATTAAacaaggaatgtcgagtagtctcacaatgtaaaacgtcacattcgggtcacaaatacgagtggaaaagattgaacaaacataacgtaaacaattcatgtgaagcatgtataagTACGAGAGTATAACAAATGTAaagtactcccatgataaaagagtctcaacacaCCGTACACAAGTGttagaaccaaggttaagatgcatacccaacaagaaactcaaaacccaatctataacaacaagtttagtactcgactacaacaagggtcaacttcaaacggtcataacttgagttctaaaTATCTAAATAAGGTGAAAATAATTTGAGATGATAGATTATTCttttacggttctaacggtaggtcataagcctcaaacaaacatgtaacgaagaagttatggccattttacgaaaactggtcaggctTAAACCGCAGCCTGCGATAGtggccggagcctgcggtggGTGCCGGAGCCTGCGGTGGGTGCCGGAGCCTGCGGTTTTCCCCTGCCACCGGGCTGTTTGCACGACAATTTCCTACCCTTTCCGAAAGTCGATTTCTACCAATTTTTCATCCCAAATTCCTCTTAAATATACATGTTAACACAATAATACCTAATAGAAACCTCAAGAATGTAATTATCACACATCTTGATGGATTCAAGCACAAGATTTTGACCCAAaatcaaacaattaattcatccaaGCATTTGTGTCTACAAAATACGGGGTATATTGTAGTGGTGTAGGTACAACATTGGCCCTCTAATTCTTCTGCAAGTTCAACCTATAGTATTTAGTTTAACCAGCTTTGTTAGGGGGATGGGAAAACATTATTTACTGTGGTTTTTGCATGTTACATCAAATTTTTTGTTGTTACCTTTTTAAAGGATCGAATTTTTACTTTGTTGAAAAGACGACATAAAGTCATACGATACAATATCTGTGATAACCTCTATCCCATCATCCACCCAGACCGTCATTGAGCAACCCAATAGGGTAAGATTTCTGAACTGGAGCATGGCCTAATTACCTTTTCTCCTGACAAAACTAAACCCAACCATTAAATTTGCTAGCTAAACAGTAAATTGATCTACCAATGTTATCAATTGCATTGCTGTTTTTCATAATTTGGCTTAAAGGAGCTCACTTTTCCATTGTAGGATGCCCCTTGGATTTACATGGTACCAACTTTACTCTTGTGGCTACCATGTGCTCAAATCCTGCTGCTCGTGGAAAATGCTGCCGCTACATCAATGCATATGTCGCACTTTCTATTGCTCGTTATTCCAATGCAACAAGCAACCTTGGTGTAAGTTCAGATCTTTCTGAGGCCTGCCTCACTTCAATGTCACAAACCTTAGAACTCTATGGAATGCCGGCAAATGCAACCGTCTTTTGTGGATTCGGGACCAAAATTCCAATAAACTATGAATGCAAAGGTAGAACAAGTGTAGCACAAATGCTGCAATCTCCAGGCTTCAGTGATGTAGCTGAAAATTGCCAAGTTTCACTTTCAGAGGGAACTGGGTGTAGGAAATGTATAAATTCTAGCCTTATGTATCTTCGTCAAACAATAGTAGCACAAGACAATATTACACTTATCACTTGTAGAGATGCTATATTTGTCACCCTTGCCAGTCAATCCGACAATACATCAGCTCTTCGTTTTGCCAGCTGTTTCCTTGGTGTTCCACGGCTCCGTTCTGGAGGTATGTATTACTTCCTCTGTCTCGCCCATTTGTTTATGTATTCCTTTTTTGTCCTTTTGAGCCATTTATTTACGTTTCCTAGTTACTGAAGTATTTGAGTTACAATGTTTGTTTTATCCCCCATTGCATCCGAGTTGTACACTTGTATCCTTGTGATAGATCGATCCCACCATTATTACACTCTAAACTACCTACAACTTACCCTGCCTGTATGTGCCTCCAAATTAACCGATCCAAAGCACACATCAACAAATGGGCGAGACAGTAGGAATATTACATATTAGCGTCTCTCATGACTTAAATTCTTAAACCATAAATTTCGGTATCGTGTGTCAGACCATAAGCTTTATTTGTTTAATACGATCAAAGTAGCCTAGTCAAGAAACAGGACCTTAAGGTTTATATATTCTTCAAGTTATACGAAGTAATATTTTTCCAGCAGTCAAAAACCTTTACTTGTTGTCCGGACCTAGGATACTCCAAATCGGCTTCAAATGTCGACACGGTACGATGTTGGGAGTGTCGGATATGGTTATTTTCTGCTAAGTTTTCTATTTTTTGGTCTAAGTTGAAGTGTCAAAGTATCGTGTCATGTCGTGTCGGACACTTCGACACACAACCAAAGTGGAGTGTTGGAGTAACACGGGTCCTGACTATTATCTCTTTTGATAAGAAGATCTTTTAAAACCTGATTTAGCTCGTGCCATTAACTGTAGATCATATTTGGCTATAACTATGTATGTTATAAGGACAGTGTTGAACTGGAAAACTTGCGTTGAAACTTTATTATGTAATGTATAGTCTGACATGTACTGATGTGTAAATTATAGACGGCTTACTTTTCTGGGTTTCTGATTGTTGCCCTGTCGTCTAGTCATGCAAGTTTCCGGGCCACCATCATCTTCATTGCCTCCAATGGGGTCTCCAAGTCCAGTGCTAGCTAGCCCAATTGAGCCGTCATTGGGCATATCAAGCCCATCTCACCTTGACAATCACCATGCCAATCAGCTTTCAGCTATAACGAGTGTTGGAATAGGTGTCACAGTAATTTCATTTGCGCTACTTTTGGTCTTGGTTCTTCTGATCCGTCGGAAAAGCAGAGAGCTAGGTGATCCCGAAAGCGGCTTTACGACTTTTAAAGTTCCTTGTCGACCTGGACGAAAGATGCACGATGGTATGCTAAAACATTCAAATGATTTCTACTTATTTGTCATTTGCTCCGTCTCTCTTTCTATTTTCCCGCTTTTAATGCTGTTACTCCCTGTCAGTCTATCAATTTTAATCTTTTTTTACTTTATAATTCCGCAGACAGATACTTTGGATCGTCGGATACTACCCCTTCTCAtttatattgttcccattttaATTTGGTGTCGATCAACTTCACTTTGACCATTACTTTCTCCATATATGTGGAATCGCAATATGTATTTAACACATTTGATTTATCAAACGTAACTATCTTTACAACATTATTTTAAAAAGATGTAAATATTGTTTGTAATAAAAAAATGGGTCAAAGATGAGATCATTTGACTATCAAAGTCAGATCGGGACAAAAATTATATTTGCTCGAGCGTGTAACACACATCAACATCAACATCACCATCACCCCAGTGTCTCAATGGTTTAAACCTGTGGCAGAAAAAAGGGGACTGTATGAACGCCTTACCCTTTGTGTTGAAAACGGAAAGAGGCTGTTTTTTGACGATTCACTATGAAAATTGCGTCCTAAAATGCATCACCATTTTGCTTTATTTAATCATATTCCAAGACCGGGGAGTACTGAGCCTTTGCCCTTGTTGGAAACAGAAACAGTTGTCATAACTCAAAAGAGATTTACATTGCTGAACGTTTTCAGGGAATGCATCAATGTTCAAGGAATTTAGCTACAAGGagacaaggaaggcaactaataATTTCACTACAAATATTGGACAAGGTGGATCTGGTACCGTGTACAAAGCTGAGTTTGGTGATGCTCTGATTGTTGCAGTGAAGCATATGAACAAAGTATCGGAGCAAGCTGAGGACGAGTTTTGTAGGGAAATTGAGCTTTTAGCTAAATTACATCATCGTCATCTCGTTGCTCTTAAAGGTTTCTGCATTCAGAAGCAAGACAGGTAGTCAAAATTGAATACACAGGTCTTGTGCAGTTGTGCATGCATTTCTATGCAAATATACTTATTACACATATATTTTTGTTTTTAGGTTTCTGGTGTATGAATATATGGCAAATGGAAGTTTGAAGGATCATCTCCACAGTAAGTTTGTGTAATGCTTACATTCTCTCTCTCAAGACACAAATGTTACTGTAAAATTTGCTTGTTATCTTGTCCAAGTTAGTTACTAATAGTTTTTTTGTAGGGGTATTTGGGTAAATAACATGCGGTTTTACAATTATCTTATTATCCCACATGATGCTGTGAAACCCACCTTACACGAGACTTTTTGCCACAGCTTGAGGAAAACTCATCTTTTAACTTTTCACAACATACTCGTTGCCAAATGCCAATTGATTCTATTTGTTTTGTGAATTCAGCCCCAGGCAAGCCGTCACTCTGCTGGCAGACAAGGATCCAAATTGCTATTGATGTCGCCAATGCTCTGGTAATCTCAGCCGACTTGGGCTGTCAAACAGATTTTGTTTTAACAATATTTGACCTGTTGGTGCTTACATTTTTGAGCTCTTCCGTGTAGGAGTACCTACACTTTTATTGTGACCCTCCACTTTGCCATAGAGATATCAAGTCCAGCAACATTTTACTGGATGAGAATTTTGTAGCAAAGGTAATACTTGTGTTTTTGACTCAAATATCATTTATGTTCATATTTAGCTCAGCATGCCCCATACCGCAGTAGCAACATTGCCCTTGTACCTCAATGGGATAAGGGAGGTCAGATGTGCCCTACGTCCCAGTTAAAAACACTCAACACTTGGAGAGATGACCCATAATGAAAATTGTGACATAAAATCCATCGACACTCGGTTATTTCATCATACAAGAAGCCCTATTGAAAATGGAAAAATTGTGTTCCATGCAAACTGAATGATGCATGCTGCCCCATAACTTTAGATCTCTTGTCTGTTGTCTTATGTTCTTCTAGCAAACTCTATTCATGCCTCAACACTTGGCGGAATGGCGGTAGTAGGTAGTTGTAGCTTAGTATCATCGTCATTCCCCCAAATATCACACGACAAGAAAATAGAGAAACATGTTTTGTTGAAAGTGGATAGTGTTTACCATTTTGTATTGAAAGAGCAGTCCGTAGGGAAAAATGCTATGTCACCACCAAATAGTCGCATTTTCCAAGTCTTTCTTCGGGGTTATGTGTATAATGATATAGGCAACTAACGAAATGTATTGTTTCCAAGACTTTTTATGCTGATTTGGCTCTTTGATTTCACATTACCTCTAGGTTGCAGATTTTGGCCTTGCTTATGCTTCAAAAGATGGTTCTATTTGCTTTGAGCCAATAAATACTGAAGTTCGAGGAACTCCAGGTTGGAAGAACAAAATTCATCCCGTTAAACTTACAGTAATATTTTACTGCATCCACCCCAAATTTATTTACCCCATTTGACTTTGTGGTCAACTGACGGAGACAAATGGGGCCATTGGGATGATACaaatgttttttttattaaaacaAATCTGACACTACAAGTTTTCAGGTTACGTGGACCCGGAGTATGTAATCACTCGCGAGCTTACAGAGAAGAGTGATGTTTACAGCTACGGCGTTGTTCTACTGGAGCTAGTGACAGGAAGGCAAGCTATTCAAGATAACCGAAATCTGGTAGAGTGGGCTCAAGTATTTCTATCCTCGGAAACAAAACTATCACAGCTCACAGACCCGACTCTAGGAGATTTATTTGATTAC
The Silene latifolia isolate original U9 population chromosome 11, ASM4854445v1, whole genome shotgun sequence genome window above contains:
- the LOC141611624 gene encoding putative receptor-like protein kinase At1g49730 isoform X1, producing the protein MGIYSAATIFIVSIFLQMQLSFSLAMSAGCPLDLHGTNFTLVATMCSNPAARGKCCRYINAYVALSIARYSNATSNLGVSSDLSEACLTSMSQTLELYGMPANATVFCGFGTKIPINYECKGRTSVAQMLQSPGFSDVAENCQVSLSEGTGCRKCINSSLMYLRQTIVAQDNITLITCRDAIFVTLASQSDNTSALRFASCFLGVPRLRSGVMQVSGPPSSSLPPMGSPSPVLASPIEPSLGISSPSHLDNHHANQLSAITSVGIGVTVISFALLLVLVLLIRRKSRELGDPESGFTTFKVPCRPGRKMHDGNASMFKEFSYKETRKATNNFTTNIGQGGSGTVYKAEFGDALIVAVKHMNKVSEQAEDEFCREIELLAKLHHRHLVALKGFCIQKQDRFLVYEYMANGSLKDHLHTPGKPSLCWQTRIQIAIDVANALEYLHFYCDPPLCHRDIKSSNILLDENFVAKVADFGLAYASKDGSICFEPINTEVRGTPGYVDPEYVITRELTEKSDVYSYGVVLLELVTGRQAIQDNRNLVEWAQVFLSSETKLSQLTDPTLGDLFDYDQLQTVVTIVKWCTQPEGRARPSIKQVLRLLYESSDPLHSGFIHDMQDEEYEEGQGTGRPSKGKTHRNEVAFHSGEGRYLASSSSTNKSFCSRNFLLENGSPQSPPHNIP
- the LOC141611624 gene encoding putative receptor-like protein kinase At1g49730 isoform X2; protein product: MLSIALLFFIIWLKGAHFSIVGCPLDLHGTNFTLVATMCSNPAARGKCCRYINAYVALSIARYSNATSNLGVSSDLSEACLTSMSQTLELYGMPANATVFCGFGTKIPINYECKGRTSVAQMLQSPGFSDVAENCQVSLSEGTGCRKCINSSLMYLRQTIVAQDNITLITCRDAIFVTLASQSDNTSALRFASCFLGVPRLRSGVMQVSGPPSSSLPPMGSPSPVLASPIEPSLGISSPSHLDNHHANQLSAITSVGIGVTVISFALLLVLVLLIRRKSRELGDPESGFTTFKVPCRPGRKMHDGNASMFKEFSYKETRKATNNFTTNIGQGGSGTVYKAEFGDALIVAVKHMNKVSEQAEDEFCREIELLAKLHHRHLVALKGFCIQKQDRFLVYEYMANGSLKDHLHTPGKPSLCWQTRIQIAIDVANALEYLHFYCDPPLCHRDIKSSNILLDENFVAKVADFGLAYASKDGSICFEPINTEVRGTPGYVDPEYVITRELTEKSDVYSYGVVLLELVTGRQAIQDNRNLVEWAQVFLSSETKLSQLTDPTLGDLFDYDQLQTVVTIVKWCTQPEGRARPSIKQVLRLLYESSDPLHSGFIHDMQDEEYEEGQGTGRPSKGKTHRNEVAFHSGEGRYLASSSSTNKSFCSRNFLLENGSPQSPPHNIP